The Humulus lupulus chromosome 3, drHumLupu1.1, whole genome shotgun sequence genome window below encodes:
- the LOC133823762 gene encoding stemmadenine O-acetyltransferase-like, with product MKVDVEVVSNEIIKPSSPTLDHLRHYQLSYLDQLSPHTYNPLVLFYELDHDDDDHHDHNKSKINEMSNKIKNSLSEVLTLFYPLAGRVKNDRFIDCNDEGVSYTVTRVKSPCHLSQAIKNPLPTELCNFLPFQLHELNKFPIGVQLNVFDRGGVALGICISHQIADALSCIFFIKTWMAMARGEANHIAHPEFVSAKLFPPLDDPNYDPKIGITREVISKRFVFEASTIETIRSKYEQKTRMEGERRPSRVEALSAFIWSRFLAATSCDDDDERCATAEKVYAVVHPVNLRRKLDPPLPDHSFGNLYRSSIVLLPSTSLSSSEEEDCGYEVMKQIRGGFKKMDVDYLRKVQEGEDEGLQHLMKYAEELFMKGGQLISFSFTSLCRFPIYDADFGWGKPAWVSSASLTFDNLVAFMDTRTGNGIEAYVSLKEENMVKLEDDKEFLKAVSPL from the coding sequence ATGAAAGTTGATGTGGAAGTGGTTTCTAATGAGATTATCAAGCCCTCATCTCCAACCCTCGACCACCTTCGCCATTACCAACTATCTTACCTTGACCAACTCTCTCCCCATACATACAATCCTTTAGTCTTATTTTATGAGTTAgatcatgatgatgatgatcatcaTGATCATAATAAGTCCAAAATCAACGAAATGTCAAATAAGATTAAGAACTCTTTATCGGAGGTCTTAACTCTCTTTTACCCTCTAGCCGGGCGAGTCAAGAACGACCGTTTCATTGACTGTAACGACGAGGGAGTTTCTTACACAGTCACCCGAGTCAAATCCCCGTGCCATCTTTCCCAAGCCATAAAGAATCCCCTCCCGACTGAACTCTGCAACTTCCTTCCCTTCCAACTCCATGAACTCAATAAATTCCCCATAGGAGTCCAACTCAATGTCTTCGATCGTGGTGGAGTTGCTCTTGGCATATGCATTTCACATCAGATTGCTGACGCGCTATCCTGCATATTCTTCATCAAAACTTGGATGGCCATGGCTCGCGGAGAAGCAAATCATATAGCACATCCTGAATTCGTTTCGGCAAAGCTTTTCCCGCCGTTGGATGATCCCAACTACGATCCAAAGATCGGAATCACGAGAGAGGTCATATCAAAGAGGTTTGTATTTGAAGCCTCTACTATAGAGACGATTAGGTCAAAGTACGAGCAAAAAACAAGAATGGAGGGGGAGAGACGGCCGTCTCGAGTGGAGGCCTTGTCTGCTTTCATTTGGAGTCGTTTCTTGGCGGCAACCAGTTGTGATGACGACGACGAACGTTGTGCCACAGCCGAGAAAGTTTACGCGGTGGTTCATCCTGTAAATCTTCGTCGAAAGTTAGATCCGCCGCTACCGGACCATTCTTTTGGAAACCTTTATCGGAGTAGCATCGTTCTATTGCCTTCAACGAGCTTAAGTTCTTCTGAGGAAGAGGACTGCGGTTACGAGGTGATGAAGCAAATAAGGGGAGGGTTTAAAAAGATGGACGTGGATTATCTGAGAAAGGTTCAAGAAGGAGAGGATGAAGGCTTACAACATCTTATGAAATATGCAGAAGAATTATTCATGAAAGGGGGTCAGTTGATTTCGTTTAGTTTCACAAGTTTATGTAGGTTTCCTATCTATGACGCTGACTTTGGTTGGGGTAAGCCAGCCTGGGTCAGCTCAGCCTCTTTGACTTTCGATAATCTTGTGGCTTTCATGGACACTCGAACGGGGAATGGAATCGAAGCATATGTTTCATTGAAGGAAGAAAATATGGTTAAGCTTG